The following DNA comes from Thermococcus sp..
TAGTTTCTGAGATTGAAAACGTTCTAAAGGGTACGAACGTAACCGTACTTGACAGGGCAATGCTCACCTACGCCCTAGAACTTGTGAGGCCTCTGGACTTTACAACCTCCTACTTCGTTAGCAAGCTCCTTGAGCTCGCCAACGTTTCCGGGAATTACGCCTACTGGGTTTCCACCCCGACTTATCCCATGACGACCCCTGAGGTAGTTAAGACCTCCGCCTATGCCCTTCTGGCAGTTTCGTACCTTGAGCAGTACTCTCCCGAGATTCCCGTTGAGATAAACCCCTACGCGGCGCCCTGCTCGGAGTTAAAGGCCCTCCAGAACAGGGATGGGGGATGGCCTCTCGTTGAGTTGGGGCCCTCCAACGAGAAGGCCACCTACTACGCCCTTCTGGCCCTCAAATACTGTGTTCCTTCAAACGAGTCCATTGAAAAGGCCCTTGAGTGGTCGAAGGAAGCACTTAAGGTTGATGCCCAGAAGATGGTGAGCACCCACAGGTTCTCCCCGGCCTACTTCTACGCCCTCGAGACGCTCATCCGCTTCAATGCCCTTTCAAAGGATGAGAAAGACGAAGCAATCAAGGATATAATCGCCTCCCAGCTCCCCTATGGAATCGGCCTCTGGGGCAACGACCTCGGTCCACAGCCCTACGAAACTGCCCTCGCTGTTAGAGCGCTCCTCGACCTTGGTGTTCCGGCAAACGATTCCCTAATTCAGAGGGCAATCAATTGGGTTCTCAGCACCTCCAGCGGTGGATGGGGAATATACGTCTCAACACCGTATTTCTCTTACATGCTTCGGCCCGATGTCCTAACAACGGTCTCAATACTGGAGGCATTTATCGGGGTTGTTCCCAAGGAGAAGCTCAAACCTCATGCCGAGTGGCTCGTTTCACAGCGTTTTGACGGTGGCTGGGCCTACTGGAAGCCCTACTATGACCCGGTTAGCGGTCGTGTTGTAGAGATGAAGCCGACTGTTGAATTAACCGTCCGCACTACCGATGTCCTCGCGAACTTCGGCTACAACTTCAGCAGGGAGGCCCTTAACTTCGTGATAAAAGCCAAGGAAAGTGGGGAAATCAATGGTAAAACTGTCGAAACTGCTTTTGCAGTGATGTACCTTTCCCGTTACAAGTTCGTTCCAAAAGTTACCCTCGACGAGATTAGGCTTGCCCTTGGCTCAGAGCTCTTCAACGTAATAACAATCGGCCTCTCCTCAAACGATACCCAGAAGGTCTACGATTCACTTGTGAAACTCTACGGGAACTCGTTCGTGATGGCCAACACGACTAAGGTCAATAAGGGTTACTACATAGTAATAGTCCCCTATGGAAGCTATAACGTCTCGGTGTACAATCCTTACATAGCCTTCCACCTGAAGAACGGTAACGTTGTGGTGGCGAACTATACCGCACCGATGGACTCATCGATAGTCCTAGTTCCGGGATACACCCCTAATGGAAAGGTCCTCT
Coding sequences within:
- a CDS encoding prenyltransferase/squalene oxidase repeat-containing protein, whose translation is MKRTALVLMVILMVLPTASAGVISGGVAFLSDASLNVQSIRDMSLVLMALSGSQKAVGNASSGEIDSLAMKLLSLQNPDGGWGYLPNETSNVVDTSYALIALIMAKPYVSPIHSGPVSGAISRAVSYLMGSTSGSGWGYVPQTRPEFYPTAMALWALGEYGYYYTESPVKEAVTFLLSAPSTLPQEQTLALKVIALHSVGYPVPRKLVSEIENVLKGTNVTVLDRAMLTYALELVRPLDFTTSYFVSKLLELANVSGNYAYWVSTPTYPMTTPEVVKTSAYALLAVSYLEQYSPEIPVEINPYAAPCSELKALQNRDGGWPLVELGPSNEKATYYALLALKYCVPSNESIEKALEWSKEALKVDAQKMVSTHRFSPAYFYALETLIRFNALSKDEKDEAIKDIIASQLPYGIGLWGNDLGPQPYETALAVRALLDLGVPANDSLIQRAINWVLSTSSGGWGIYVSTPYFSYMLRPDVLTTVSILEAFIGVVPKEKLKPHAEWLVSQRFDGGWAYWKPYYDPVSGRVVEMKPTVELTVRTTDVLANFGYNFSREALNFVIKAKESGEINGKTVETAFAVMYLSRYKFVPKVTLDEIRLALGSELFNVITIGLSSNDTQKVYDSLVKLYGNSFVMANTTKVNKGYYIVIVPYGSYNVSVYNPYIAFHLKNGNVVVANYTAPMDSSIVLVPGYTPNGKVLFVFYSNSSRWMAVELFTTGFIRYIRGDAMVLTYEDGIFRQIVVR